In the genome of Flaviflexus ciconiae, one region contains:
- the narI gene encoding respiratory nitrate reductase subunit gamma codes for MEAVDIVLWAVIPYVSIFLFIVGMIWRWRYDQYGWTTRSSQSYESVWLKLASPLFHFGILFVAIGHFLGLMIPKSWTRTLGVSDTVYHWVATIPGTIAGLAAVVGLALLIIRRRTYGDVFRATTVNDKIMYIFLAVPIVLGLIATLINQVFTASHGYDYRETISPWLRNLFIFNPQPELMVDVPISFQMHVIAGFLLFAIWPFTRLVHAFSAPIGYSTRPDIVYRSRQKTISTQAPKRGWEPVDFSGGRPKR; via the coding sequence TTGGAAGCCGTTGATATTGTCCTCTGGGCCGTCATACCCTACGTGTCGATCTTCCTCTTCATTGTGGGAATGATATGGCGGTGGAGATACGACCAGTACGGGTGGACCACCCGGTCCTCCCAGTCGTATGAGTCAGTGTGGCTGAAGCTCGCCTCCCCGCTGTTCCACTTCGGCATCCTGTTCGTCGCGATCGGCCACTTCCTGGGTCTCATGATCCCGAAATCGTGGACGAGAACGCTCGGGGTGTCCGACACCGTCTACCACTGGGTGGCAACCATCCCCGGCACGATTGCTGGCTTGGCCGCGGTCGTCGGCCTTGCTCTCCTCATTATTCGCCGCCGCACCTACGGCGACGTCTTCCGGGCAACGACCGTGAACGACAAGATCATGTATATTTTCTTGGCCGTCCCGATCGTTCTTGGCCTCATCGCCACCCTGATCAACCAGGTGTTCACCGCGTCCCACGGCTACGACTACCGGGAAACTATCTCCCCGTGGCTACGGAACCTGTTTATCTTCAATCCGCAGCCCGAACTCATGGTCGATGTGCCGATATCGTTCCAGATGCACGTCATTGCGGGCTTCCTGCTGTTTGCGATATGGCCGTTCACGAGGCTCGTTCATGCCTTCTCGGCACCGATCGGATACTCAACTCGCCCCGATATCGTGTACCGCTCCCGTCAGAAAACCATTTCCACCCAGGCGCCGAAGAGGGGTTGGGAGCCCGTCGACTTCTCGGGAGGAAGGCCAAAGCGCTAA
- the narJ gene encoding nitrate reductase molybdenum cofactor assembly chaperone, translating into MMLPTSFIPTSHLKETASVSVTVEQRQLIHMAASILLDYPVPERYAHFPLIRDEIYSAKLPTPVLNQLARFLEAPHVATLQELEKHYVSIFDLKRRATMYLSYYLTGDTRKRGTALVRFTEAYRAGGCEVDRDELPDYLPMVLEFSATGDTQIAGELLSSHREGIELLRTTLESSSSPYAGLVSALCMTLPAIDQETKERYLRLITDGPPAEMVGVTALGPLEPFTLGETLGSR; encoded by the coding sequence ATGATGCTACCCACCTCGTTTATCCCCACCTCGCACCTCAAAGAAACTGCCTCGGTCTCCGTGACTGTGGAACAGCGACAGCTGATCCACATGGCGGCGTCGATCCTGCTCGACTATCCAGTCCCGGAACGCTACGCCCACTTCCCTCTCATCAGGGATGAAATCTACTCGGCGAAGCTACCCACTCCGGTACTGAACCAGCTGGCACGGTTCTTAGAAGCCCCGCACGTCGCCACCCTCCAAGAGCTGGAGAAGCACTACGTGTCGATCTTCGACCTGAAGCGCCGGGCCACCATGTACCTGTCGTACTACCTGACCGGTGACACAAGGAAGCGGGGTACCGCCCTTGTGAGATTCACCGAGGCCTACCGTGCGGGCGGCTGCGAAGTCGACCGCGACGAGTTACCCGACTATCTCCCGATGGTTCTTGAGTTCTCCGCGACCGGTGACACTCAGATCGCGGGTGAGCTCCTGTCCTCCCACCGGGAAGGCATCGAACTGCTTCGCACCACGCTGGAGTCCAGCTCCAGCCCCTACGCGGGACTTGTCTCTGCCCTGTGCATGACACTGCCCGCGATCGATCAAGAAACGAAGGAGCGTTACCTCCGCCTCATCACCGACGGCCCGCCCGCGGAAATGGTGGGGGTAACCGCTCTCGGCCCACTCGAGCCATTCACGTTGGGAGAGACCCTTGGAAGCCGTTGA